GTCTATCCATGTAGCAGAAACTGGGTTTTCGATCCTATATCATACGAATATTTTTAATGCGCAGTTGAAACCTCTTGCACAATTTATCATCAGTTCGGATTCGATTTTTAAGcgttttaaagttttaatatatatttgaaatctgTAACTAGTATGTGTTCTTCGTTTATAGCAGAGAACAATGAATTGCTGCGATTTAATCAATTGTGGCAGGTgctttgattttttcttttcatgcTGCTGCCACAAAAACTGCACGCAGCCAGCGATCAAAACTGGTTGGCTCCAACTTCGAAAACCACTTTGGATCTTTTTTGTGAAGTCTTGTTTGATTTGCTCAAATTAGCGCATGGAGAGCCAGAGCCAAAAACCTGCTGGAGTCCCCCTCAAAAAAAGACTCGCAACATGTGGCACGTTTCCTTGGCCGGGCCGGggcaattgaaattgaaaacttcGCAGCAAATTGTTGGCACTTAATTGAGTAACTCCGATCGATCTCGATGtgctttgcataaattgaaAGGGGCCTTTGGAAAAAGCGTTCTGGGAGTGGGTGCGTGATGTAGGTGTCATATGAAGTCGCTTGTCAGTTGGCTTCAATCGTGTCTCTCCATCGAGCTGTATTGTTTACGATCTGCAGGGGTCCGAATGGACACCTTACCGCAACTGCAACCAGGTGACCAGGTGACCAGTTGACCACAGCGGACTGCGACTCTATTGATTCGATTcaacaattgaaaattttataTCTTTTGTGGTTGATTTTCTGACACAATTGGGTCATAGTTCTTAAGGTCGTGCAGGTGGTGCAAATGAACCGTGGACAATTGAATACCATTGTTTTTTGACACTCGGAATCTATGATTTCACACATTCACTGTCACTTGTGGGATGttttaatcaaatatatttatggaaaATGAATTGCAAATTACATTTGAAACCAAACCAAGAAGAAATTCAGCGTTCAAagacatttattttgttgtacgATATTTAGAGTTGTGTAAAACGCCTAATCTACATTCTATAACTTCCTTtaatacttaaaatatttcgtttACATCATTACATGACATGTTAGTAATTGAAGTTAGTAATTCTAACTTTGTCGATCTTCGATTTTGACCTCCACTATTAGGCCTCCCACATTTTCGCCAGCACTGAAGAATGTGATGATGGCCTTGACGATTCCTCGAGGAACCTGCGAAGGCCAATCCTGCGTGTTCAAGAGGACGTTTTTAATGTAGAACTCGCCTTCGGGAACTGGACAGAAGTCATCGTCGACAACGGGAAAATTGGTGGTTTCGCCCGACTTCAGAGAGGGTTGCACAAACTGGACATAGAACTTCTTGAAGCAGTCGCAAATGCTGGTTTGCGGCACATCCATGACCATTCGCTTGAACTCCCCATCGCCATTGGGACTTGAATAGAGTTCCACGGACACCTTAAAGTCATCGTTGTTCATCTCGCCGCTGAACTTGAAGGATCCGTTTAGAGCTCTCTCCCGGCCAACAGTTTTCAAGCTATCGAAGAACACCAAGGTTTGTGAATCGCCCTCGAAAGGCTCCAGCCTCTCATTGGTAACCTCATAGGACTGCTCGCACTGTTGAAGTTTGGGTATTGGgattacaaataaatgtatgGCTTATATTCCATAATtacctttattttttgcaGCAGTTGGAGCAGTACTATTATCACTACCCATTTCATTTTGAACTGTTGATGGGCTTCAGCAAGCTCAtcttatttattacatttttactGATTTTTTGGCACGCGAAATTCATGTTGTACGACTTGATTAACGATCTTGTTGGTCCAAAGGCTACAATGTATTTAATGATTCTGATCTCTGTATTCgaacaatatacatacatgttaAGATTGAATTGCTTGAATTCAAGGCGGCCTTATCCACAGTTATAAATAACTAATATATGGCTATATTATGGAGCATTTGAGTTTGTAATGACATTGTTTAAATGTAATAACATATGTTTGTATTATAGAAAATTGGTATTACCTTTATAGACATTGTTGTTCTATGTAAACAGTTGTTAAACAGCACGCTATGCGGAAAAATACGCGATTGCAAAACCTTGAACTTGTCTAATACATTTTAGCTAGTTCATACATATTTGCCATTTAACCAGAAATTCCATCATATTTTTAGCGCTTTTTAAGTATATATTAATGCCTAATGAAAAGATAAGATAAGCGGTAATCAATCAGTTGCCTAGTCCAAGTACATATGGCGTGTTGAAAGTCCAACTAAAACCATTCAATTTGTTGGAATCGCCTTCAGTTCACCTTCCCCCGCCAGATGGTGGCCCCGAAAATTCCACCGAAGTCCCATCAACACATCATCGAAATTTGGGGGAAAATCCCCCAAAAAAGAGCGATAATAAAGCATTAATTGAAAAGTTATAAACAAAAGACAGAAGCGACCCGAGAATGTGTAGACAAAAGACACAAAATACAACACAACTAACACAAAAAGTGCGCATCGCCTGAAAAACTAAACTCAGCAGGagatattttacattttcacgGATGGATTTCCCCAGAAAGTGTGTGCCAGAGCAGAGGGCGAgatagtttatatttataacaaattCATTCAAGATCCAACAAGGGGAAAAGCGGCTccatttttttgggggcaggAGGCACAGAAATAGGGGACACCACGCGCCCGCGCCTGCCACAGCCTAAAAATAGGAAAAGTCAAATGAGAGGGGATTTTCCGAAAAATGGAAACGTCACTTCAACTTGGCATTGCTGCTCAAGGGGTCTTGCCACGGCTTTATCCACCCATTccgccccaaaaaaaattgggaaaGGGAGGTAACGAAATTCTGGTACCTCGTGTGATTTGAATACATTTTCCTGAACGCTTCATTCattataattcattttataaaaatattaaaacttctattaaatattatatttattttacaatcATTGGGGTATAGAATTCTTATCTTTCTCAATATCAGACAAGCATATATACCCCTCAAGTAAGGGGCATCGCTGCAGACAGCCATCTGCAAGCCGCAAACAATTCGAGGCATTTTCCAAGTAATATGCAACACATGTTCTACGGCCCAACtagaaaatggggaaaagtgtGCTTGGGATTCTGCGCCTGCGCCCCGTGCCAAAACGAAAACGGAAAACTGCCAAGGAGTCGACAGTTCGTAGTTTTCCCTTTTGTCAAATGGAGCAGCACACTGCCGTAACATCAAGTGACAGTTCGCTGTCCTCGGCGAGGCATGACATTAGATGATGCCTTGACTCGGATCAGCGCCCCAAAACCCCAACCGAGCAAGGGGGCCAAAGATTCCGAGCTCCGCCTGCACTGTCAATCAAAGATATTAGTTGGGGATACACTTGGGGAACGAAGATATACATAGACGAGGCTCACAATCTCTACGAGAAGATGTTTTTAAAGTGAATATGAATGCTAACTAATACTACCTGATACTatctaataaaaatgtattttttagtttttaaaaaccCTGCTCTATAGGCTTTTAATGATCATACATTACTTTTTGTCTGCaacataaacatttaaaataatataagaaaatgttatattttatgtaaacACCAAATTCAAAAACGTATTGGTTGTGTACCTTTAGCCAGAGATATGACGAAATATTAAAGACAACGAGTTAAGAAACCATTAAGCCGTCCACAAAGTAAGCATATTCGCCGGCTTTCCTAGCCCAGATTAATGAACACTCCGCTGGCTGGCTCCGCGATAGCCAAGATAGCCAAGTAGCCAAGTGGTCAAGCAGGTGACAGGCATTAGCATGAATCGCAGAAATCGCAGAAACCGCTGAAATCGCAGCGAGCAGAGCGGACAGGTCGGTCAACCATTAATGAACACCTACACGGCGATGGGATCGGGACCTGGGCAGCGATCTTAGCTGTATAAATCATACATTTAATTACGGTGTAATTAATGTAAcgtatttcaattaatttcatgCAGCTAGATTGGCGTCGTTGCCCAGACGCAGATCAGCCCAGAAAGCAACTAGCGAACAACGCCTTGGCACAAACCCAAACGAAAATCGAGAAAAGCgcccgaaaaacaaaaacattacGAAACCTGAAGTTTTGCGCGCCAAAAATCGGTGAGtaaaatacaatattaaaCCAAGTCAGCAATAAACGGGAAGTTTCAGCTTTAAACGCAGAATTAGACATACTCTTTAATAtgtgcattttattattatataatatttaataaggcTAAGATAGCAAAATTGACAGAAAAAGTTAGTTTACTAAGATGAAATCCTTTGATTGGTgctaaaatgaaatacataaGACTTACTGAAACAAAAGGCCTAACCTTTGAAAACGTaagcaatatttttttgaaaatactaaaGAACGATATGATTTTTGTAAGTCACAGTATCCCAAATAGCTGAGTAGTCGGTGCAGCAGGTGACAAGGCGGCTGTGGCAACTTGAACCGCAACAAAAGTCGTCATAAACCAGCTGCGAATGCTGCAGCGGATCGCAGGGGGCGGAGGGCGTGGCGTGGGCGATGGAAAACTCAATTGCGTAGTTGCGAAAATTACCTGCAGCATGCACAGAGCCCAAAGAGGCCGAATGGCACTCGTGGCTTTAACAAATGTTAAAGGCTCGCCACAAGGCCTGCTTCGGCTTTTTTCTCGTTGCCTATTTTGACTACAGTGAACAAAATTATCATGCTATGTATGATGTGctgggaaaatataaaaaacgatTAGGCGAAAATTCATGTCAAACTtgttaactatttttaaagtatttaagaACTAATactaactaactattttaaagtatttggTAAAGTATGTATTTCTTTGGTGATCATAGGTGTTTTAGAACATTTTTCATGATCAACTGATATTACAGTTgtgctttatttgttttgttattgtgaATACTTTTCTCAGTGTACGAGTGCCTCTTGGCTTGGCTTCCTACGTTGCAGGCCAAGTTGAGAAGGCGACGCGGCTTCCGTGGCAGGTTACAACGTATTTGTTGCCGATGTTGTTGATTTGGCCTAATGCGAAAGTTGTTGCCCTTGTGTTGGTGTGCTGTAACTGTGATCGTGCC
This genomic interval from Drosophila teissieri strain GT53w chromosome 3L, Prin_Dtei_1.1, whole genome shotgun sequence contains the following:
- the LOC122617612 gene encoding uncharacterized protein LOC122617612, producing MKWVVIIVLLQLLQKIKCEQSYEVTNERLEPFEGDSQTLVFFDSLKTVGRERALNGSFKFSGEMNNDDFKVSVELYSSPNGDGEFKRMVMDVPQTSICDCFKKFYVQFVQPSLKSGETTNFPVVDDDFCPVPEGEFYIKNVLLNTQDWPSQVPRGIVKAIITFFSAGENVGGLIVEVKIEDRQS